The following proteins come from a genomic window of Malus domestica chromosome 02, GDT2T_hap1:
- the LOC103405202 gene encoding zinc finger CCCH domain-containing protein 48-like, producing the protein MATKALRKPANRPERSAYSRPVGGPSKSVCIYWAAGRCTKESCRFLHPGAPESSMNLHISKQKALVWTKEETATGKGNAYNAPQKDNAAQKGNAYNAHQKSIAAQKGNATQKSNPGPTSNATQTSNAIQKSQVCKYWVDGNCVKGDRCLYLHKWFSGKGFSMLAKLQGHKKAVTGIALPERSNKLYSADKDGAARVWDCYNGQCDRVVNLSDEAGCLVSEGPWIFIGVPNLVKAWNIESNVEFNLDGPAGQVHAIVVGKEMLFAGAQDGVIYVWKGCPQTNSFVPAATLKGHTGPVVCLIVGANRLYSGSVDHTIRVWDLDTLQCVMTLKGHSGVVMSLICWDKFLLSCSLDCTIKVWAAIEQGSLEVTYTHSEEHGVLDLAGMTDPETKPILLCSCNDNSVRLLELPSFSERGRLFAKREIRKIGVGPGGLFFSGDATGLVSVWKWMEPYNKVESS; encoded by the exons ATGGCCACTAAGGCATTAAGGAAGCCCGCAAATAGACCAGAAAGATCAGCGTATAGTCGACCAGTAGGAGGACCTTCAAAATCTGTTTGCATTTATTGGGCGGCTGGAAGATGCACTAAGGAATCCTGTAGGTTTTTGCACCCGGGTGCACCAGAGTCATCCATGAACCTTCACATTTCAAAACAGAAGGCTCTTGTTTGGACAAAGGAGGAAACTGCTACCGGAAAGGGCAATGCATACAATGCTCCTCAGAAAGACAATGCTGCTCAGAAAGGCAATGCATACAATGCTCATCAGAAAAGCATTGCGGCTCAGAAAGGCAATGCTACTCAGAAGAGCAATCCTGGGCCGACAAGCAATGCTACTCAGACAAGCAATGCTATTCAGAAATCCCAAGTCTGCAAGTACTGGGTAGATGGGAATTGTGTGAAAGGTGATCGATGCCTGTATTTGCACAAGTGGTTTAGTGGAAAGGGGTTCTCAATGTTGGCAAAACTCCAAGGGCACAAGAAG GCCGTCACTGGTATTGCACTTCCTGAAAGATCTAACAAGCTTTATTCTGCTGATAAAGACGGAGCAGCCAGAGTTTGGGACTGCTATAATGGTCAGTGTGACCGTGTTGTGAACCTCAGTGATGAAGCAGGTTGTTTAGTTAGTGAAGGACCATGGATTTTCATTGGCGTTCCAAATCTTGTTAAG GCATGGAACATTGAATCAAATGTGGAATTCAATCTGGATGGACCTGCAGGCCAAGTGCATGCTATTGTGGTTGGTAAAGAAATGCTTTTTGCTGGGGCACAG GATGGTGTTATATATGTGTGGAAAGGCTGTCCCCAAACAAATTCGTTTGTTCCTGCAGCAACTCTGAAAGGCCACACTGGTCCTGTTGTATGTTTAATTGTTGGGGCAAACAGGCTGTACTCGGGATCTGTGGACCATACAATCAGG gTTTGGGATCTTGATACTTTACAGTGTGTTATGACACTAAAAGGGCATTCTGGTGTGGTGATGTCTCTTATTTGCTGGGATAAATTTTTGCTCTCGTGTTCATTGGACTGCACAATAAAGGTGTGGGCAGCCATTGAACAAGGCAGCTTGGAAGTGACCTACACCCACAGTGAGGAGCAT GGTGTCCTTGATCTTGCTGGAATGACAGACCCGGAAACGAAGCCAATCTTGCTTTGTTCTTGCAATGATAATTCTGTTCGATTATTGGAGCTGCCATC ATTTTCTGAAAGGGGCAGATTATTTGCAAAACGAGAAATTCGGAAGATTGGGGTAGGACCTGGAGGATTATTCTTCAGCGGGGATGCAACGGGTCTTGTTTCTGTTTGGAAGTGGATGGAGCCTTACAACAAAGTTGAGTCTTCATGA
- the LOC103405194 gene encoding membrin-11-like: MALSVELGGGTLSEIYQSAKKVLLRTRDGLERLERLEHAGGGIDSPDLSTSVKRDISQIQSLCAEMDRLWRSVGAKSQRDLWKRKVEQIAEEAQSLKDSLDRYDARNQKRATEARERAELLGRANGDGAHVMRIFDEEAQARDSVRNSARMLEETNATGEAILRKYAEQREFLKRAQRKALDVLNTVGLSNSVLKLIERRNRVDQWIKYAGMILTVVVLFLIWRWRR; encoded by the exons ATGGCATTGTCGGTGGAACTTGGAGGAGGGACGTTATCGGAGATATACCAGAGCGCCAAGAAAGTGTTGCTCAGAACAAGAGACGGCCTCGAGAGGCTGGAGAGGTTGGAGCACGCAGGTGGCGGCATCGACTCCCCGGACCTTTCTACCTCCGTCAAAAGAGATATCTCTCAGATCCAATCCCTCTGCGCCGAGATGGACCGACTCTGGCGATCTGTGGGTGCCAAATCTCAACGCGATCTCTGGAAAAG AAAAGTGGAACAAATAGCGGAAGAGGCTCAGTCCTTGAAAGATAGTTTGGATAGGTATGATGCGAGGAATCAGAAGAGGGCGACAGAAGCGAGAGAGAGGGCAGAGTTGCTTGGAAGAGCT AATGGGGATGGTGCTCATGTTATGAGAATCTTCGACGAGGAGGCGCAAGCAAGGGACTCAGTTCGTAACTCTGCTCGCATGCTTGAAGAAACCAATGCTACTGGGGAAGCTATTCTTAGAAAATATGCAGAACAGAGGGAATTTCTAAAG AGAGCACAACGAAAAGCACTGGATGTCCTGAACACAGTGGGTCTTTCCAACTCTGTATTGAAGCTCATTGAGAGGCGCAACCGTGTTGATCAGTGGATCAAGTACGCAGGCATGATTCTGACAGTCGTCGTTCTATTCCTCATATGGAGGTGGAGACGGTGA
- the LOC139191350 gene encoding uncharacterized protein, translated as MERVLADILREEGRLGNKGDGGWKIAAYNSVAAILSAQFDVHITVDNIQNCLKSWKKFCAIVSDILSQSGFNWDATKKMMSVDEDPVWQEYVKSHDCVKSFHCKVIPNYDIVDLCGKDRTIGEGAETCLEAVEIMTPPYNESDHIDLVGDTQSLEDIEIVNKISPISATGQKTQRKRKPANAKKLDPTEVYDEVNAIPDLS; from the exons ATGGAACGTGTTTTGGCTGACATTCTTCGCGAAGAAGGAAGATTGGGAAACAAAGGAGATGGTGGTTGGAAGATAGCTGCTTATAATTCTGTTGCAGCCATATTATCTGCTCAATTTGATGTTCATATAACTGTTGATAACATTCAAAATTGTCTGAAGTCTTGGAAAAAGTTTTGTGCAATAGTGAGTGATATACTAAGTCAAAGTGGATTTAATTGGGATGCAACCAAAAAGATGATGAGTGTAGATGAAGACCCTGTCTGGCAGGAGTACGTGAAG TCACATGATTGTGTTAAAAGCTTTCATTGTAAGGTCATTCCAAACTATGATATAGTGGATTTATGTGGCAAAGATAGAACCATAGGTGAGGGTGCTGAAACATGTTTAGAAGCTGTTGAGATTATGACTCCTCCGTATAATGAATCTGATCATATAGATTTGGTTGGTGACACACAAAGTTTAGAAGATATTGAAATTGTTAATAAGATTTCACCTATTTCAGCCACTGGTCAAAAGACTCAACGCAAGAGAAAGCCAGCAA ACGCAAAGAAACTTGATCCAACAGAGGTATATGATGAAGTAAATGCAATACCAGATCTCAGCTAA